A single uncultured Methanolobus sp. DNA region contains:
- a CDS encoding GTP-binding protein has protein sequence MKILVVGGFLGSGKTSTIIRLGKEFSEAGQKVAVIVNEIGEVGLDGDVISKYGLDMTELTSGCICCSLKVNMKTTLTLLRKDYKPDIILIEPTGIAFPQIIKNEIDLMDLKDTTVQPLVTLIDGSRFKQLMKEAKNFAMRQIIDAEILCINKIDLIDEIRIPILETSVQQLNPKAKVLLLTTSKEDEHWHEFVELAMGDVPSQHGHQVLKTTSPETEVIDEATGLPVEQTLDSIEASGIASYATEFLLDGRISTDLAQTTAKDIMTTIKSKVIELSPEFVGHIKLFIESGSNTVKTNLTAYDQDITMEVIDTETGQVPRLKVLSAVSSIDHDKLVHIVIDTISEKLGDQKISFKHNKPHDHDHHHGHSKPIDLVNNN, from the coding sequence ATGAAAATACTTGTTGTTGGTGGATTTTTAGGCAGTGGAAAAACATCCACCATTATTAGATTAGGTAAAGAATTCAGTGAGGCAGGCCAGAAGGTTGCTGTTATTGTCAACGAGATCGGTGAGGTAGGACTTGACGGGGATGTTATTTCCAAGTATGGCCTTGATATGACCGAACTGACAAGTGGTTGCATCTGTTGTTCTCTAAAAGTCAATATGAAAACAACTCTGACGCTCCTCAGAAAAGACTACAAACCTGATATTATTCTTATTGAGCCAACAGGAATAGCTTTCCCACAGATCATCAAGAATGAGATCGATCTGATGGACCTGAAGGATACCACTGTTCAGCCTCTTGTTACGTTGATCGACGGCAGCAGGTTCAAGCAGTTGATGAAGGAAGCAAAGAACTTTGCTATGAGGCAGATCATCGATGCTGAGATCTTATGTATCAATAAGATAGACCTCATCGATGAGATACGCATCCCTATTCTTGAGACTTCAGTGCAGCAGTTAAATCCAAAGGCAAAGGTATTGTTGCTTACCACATCTAAAGAGGATGAGCACTGGCATGAATTTGTTGAGCTTGCAATGGGTGATGTTCCCAGCCAGCACGGTCATCAAGTGTTAAAGACCACGAGCCCTGAGACAGAAGTTATTGATGAGGCAACAGGACTGCCTGTAGAGCAGACTCTTGATTCCATTGAGGCTTCAGGCATAGCCAGTTATGCTACTGAGTTCCTGCTTGATGGACGCATATCCACGGATTTAGCGCAGACAACTGCAAAGGATATCATGACCACTATTAAGTCTAAAGTAATAGAGCTTAGTCCTGAATTTGTCGGTCATATCAAGCTCTTCATCGAGTCCGGTTCTAATACTGTAAAGACCAATCTTACGGCATATGATCAGGACATTACTATGGAGGTCATTGATACGGAGACCGGGCAAGTGCCCCGACTTAAAGTTCTCTCCGCAGTTTCAAGCATTGATCATGATAAGCTTGTGCATATAGTAATTGATACAATTTCTGAAAAACTGGGTGACCAGAAGATAAGTTTCAAGCACAACAAGCCGCATGATCACGATCATCACCATGGTCATTCCAAACCAATAGATTTAGTCAATAACAATTGA